The Megalops cyprinoides isolate fMegCyp1 chromosome 12, fMegCyp1.pri, whole genome shotgun sequence genome contains a region encoding:
- the LOC118787333 gene encoding uncharacterized protein KIAA1522 homolog, with the protein MSMRSPVGDLVPPDVAEILARERQTNRAKKKRGGSLGRAFSWFKSKKKKKGSSSSNGQTRAGHAGEGWVGKQGHPLGHDGTKAVPKQGDESRLAISQQYPENVFIEGSRPRYLEDLHTEAQEGLKILQQEENKNGVDFQDDQSISSTVTLQAEDDASYLESKGSLESGNTTGDAMSLVSAVSTRSTRSTRSTRSGLTRQASTFRPLNPVKKPEKMRRRTKRATVVGIPLHVQRELGLDRAAWLKQSTDGQLPNGEGVIVPTIDGDVSPASVPDGARVNLVALEALQSSREEQLLNQHVRALYQDDLAVRHGAGPRLSPMQRPKSLAVPGLTTASLLQRPPSPVMYISPQATYMSKIIPNAVLPASVDVIEISRSRSRSSVRTLSKNSLVAPSPALSRASTTSNWSNSQSSDTIVSDSSTISSKGGAGKRALQAPDHTAGNGGGEARSGANLDQVSIHSSVSCMSSVTSVSAAANGRAGMGRMAVARAEEDSESLHNDSSFVRSLSVMKTKRPPAPPRRTHSLHQNKLHRRSREPLTIKDLAAAGGTGKMQLSVSSSSTGSPAYSADSSCLDESRSSSAASPFSPPQPGATEAIPKDLPVSTGSSPQKVPLQGNVLERTMSPSSGYSSQSGTPTLPSKEIHSPSTPAKPGKTSSQPSTGASSSPSQPEAPPPVVTATSSKVTYVPAPIKLREPLDIPPYPKVTAPSPPPPETWMYNQRTFDLLCGPKATSNIFVAVQKKRLERLGVLQTEAPPDEEHPSVAAGETAAPAESTEIPSQSGEKPAMPQQDSESVSAAPAAQKKEPPTVLKKIISILHKKGAEQAQESPVVQAEGQLGPVAPKKGQASPAVQKKEPPPVMTKSSPMSHRKEPEKPQASPLAQKVEVKIQTAPEKKTQSPVSEGKTVTQPSMHTLSVDAPKLPKISPPPSPPPAHHPPPPPAKQTPTSSVSSPPPDTPESSWPPPPPPMDPIPLPVFEVQDVVDFPPPPPPLSQCPPLDGVGTAPIILPVKKLPDETTSAMTAVAKQPEPPATPPLPPAQEVGPHPSEPVPTATPATVNEPAKVTTSISVASASVQQCPSSAQSNESKSHEVPPPPQEAPPPPPVSVVVPPAPLLPVQKQAQPNFKRQETQNKELQAPTPKEGASIPLVTPSLLQMVRLRSVNVGDNCAAEDAKTSDKPGQELGNKPIQDLGDKPRQDLGNKSTQNQSQNQVASQSAPQKSLCQSTSVTSTPPTVKSPPATVTSPSMRLQEAIRMKTAAMSSRDGLPARLSTRSSVSLPSPTSPDDPHKSAASTASFIFSKSTKKVVIETPASPDAQSDLKKNLVAELMQVSDPAKSASTQKKPVKVPPPVAKKPSQHVPNDLDKPETPTAAPELKQNSVLPTGTGTSGDTTSAEETPGDQTQPKEPKEDHSSAGSPESVNAGLVSSLPTS; encoded by the exons CTGTCCCTAAGCAGGGGGACGAGAGCAGGTTGGCGATCTCCCAGCAGTACCCGGAAAACGTGTTCATTGAAGGCAGCCGGCCGCGGTATCTGGAGGACCTGCACACCGAGGCCCAGGAGGGGCTCAAAATCCTGCAGCAGGAAG AAAACAAGAATGGAGTGGACTTCCAGGATGACCAGAGTATCAGC TCAACTGTGACCCTTCAGGCGGAGGATGATGCCAGTTACCTGGAGAGTAAGGGATCACTGGAGTCCGGCAACACCACCGGCGATGCCATGTCCCTGGTCTCCGCGGTCTCCACGCGGTCTACTCGTTCCACACGCTCCACGCGGTCAGGGCTGACACGGCAAG CTTCCACGTTCAGGCCTCTGAACCCTGTGAAAAAGCCAgagaagatgaggaggaggaccaAGAGGGCTACAGTCGTGGGAATACCACTTCACGTCCAGAGAGAACTGG GTCTGGACAGAGCAGCATGGTTGAAGCAGTCTACAGACGGGCAGCTCCCCAATGGAGAGGGAGTGATCGTACCCACCATTGATGGTGATGTATCGCCCGCTTCAGTCCCCGACGGAGCACGGGTTAACTTGGTGGCCCTGGAAGCCCTGCAGTCATCCAGGGAGGAGCAGCTCCTGAACCAGCACGTCCGAGCGCTGTACCAGGATGACCTGGCGGTCAGGCACGGCGCGGGCCCCCGGCTGTCGCCTATGCAGAGGCCGAAGTCTTTGGCGGTGCCAGGGCTGACCACGGCCAGCCTTCTGCAGCGGCCCCCGAGCCCCGTCATGTACATCTCCCCCCAGGCCACCTACATGTCCAAGATCATCCCCAATGCCGTGCTGCCGGCCTCGGTGGACGTGATCGAGATCAGCCGCAGCCGGAGCAGGAGCAGCGTGCGTACGCTCAGCAAGAACAGCCTGGTGGCCCCCAGTCCCGCCCTCTCCCGCGCCTCCACAACCTCCAACTGGAGCAACTCCCAGTCCTCTGACACCATTGTCTCAGACTCCTCCACCATCTCCTCCAAGGGTGGGGCCGGCAAACGCGCCCTCCAGGCCCCCGACCATACGGCGGGCAACGGCGGCGGGGAAGCACGGAGCGGGGCCAACCTGGACCAGGTGAGCATCCACAGCTCCGTCAGCTGCATGAGCTCTGTCACCTCTGTGAGTGCGGCTGCGAATGGCAGAGCTGGCATGGGTAGGATGGCCGTGGCCAGGGCAGAGGAAGATTCGGAAAGCCTGCACAATGACAGCTCCTTTGTACGGAGCCTGTCTGTGATGAAGACGAAGAGGCCCCCGGCGCCGCCCCGCCGGACACACTCGCTGCACCAGAACAAGCTTCATCGCCGCTCCAGGGAGCCTCTGACTATCAAGGACCTGGCTGCAGCTGGTGGCACTGGGAAGATGCAGCTATCCGTCTCATCTAGCAGCACCGGCAGCCCCGCCTACTCTGCAGACTCCAGCTGTCTGGACGAATCCCGTTCCTCCTCTGCAGCCAGCCCATTCAGCCCACCACAGCCAGGTGCCACAGAGGCCATACCCAAGGACCTCCCAGTGTCCACTGGCTCATCCCCACAGAAAGTTCCCCTGCAAGGTAACGTTCTTGAGAGGACCATGTCCCCCTCCAGTGGCTACTCCAGCCAAAGCGGCACACCCACGCTGCCCTCCAAGGAGATCCATTCGCCCTCCACGCCTGCCAAACCAGGGAAAACGAGCTCCCAACCTTCCACTGGTGCCTCATCATCACCATCCCAGCCTGAGGCCCCCCCTCCTGTTGTCACAGCAACGAGCTCCAAGGTCACCTATGTGCCTGCCCCCATCAAGCTCAGGGAGCCACTTGATATCCCACCATACCCGAAGGTAACGGCACCTTCCCCTCCACCGCCCGAAACATGGATGTATAACCAACGCACCTTTGACTTGCTCTGTGGCCCCAAAGCCACCTCCAACATTTTTGTCGCAGTCCAAAAGAAGAGACTTGAGCGACTGGGAGTGTTGCAAACAGAGGCCCCTCCGGATGAGGAGCACCCCTCAGTGGCAGCAGGAGAAACTGCAGCTCCAGCCGAATCAACAGAGATACCTTCTCAAAGTGGAGAGAAACCCGCAATGCCGCAGCAAGATTCAGAGAGTGTCAGCGCAGCTCCAGCGGCCCAGAAGAAAGAACCACCCACAGTCTTGAAAAAGATAATTTCAATACTGCATAAAAAGGGGGCAGAGCAGGCACAGGAAAGTCCAGTGGTTCAGGCGGAAGGACAGTTGGGTCCTGTTGCTCCAAAGAAAGGCCAGGCGAGTCCGGCGGTCCAGAAAAAGGAACCGCCTCCAGTTATGACGAAGAGTAGCCCAATGTCTCATAGAAAGGAGCCAGAAAAACCCCAGGCAAGTCCACTGGCACAGAAAGTGGAGGTGAAGATCCAGACAgcaccagaaaaaaagaccCAGAGTCCAGTTTCAGAGGGCAAGACTGTCACACAACCATCAATGCATACTCTTTCTGTGGATGCTCCTAAATTGCCTAAGATTtctccacccccatccccaccccctgcccatcaccctccccctcctccagcaaAGCAGACACCCACCTCCTCAGTATCCTCCCCTCCTCCCGACACCCCCGAATCCTCCtggccccctccccctccacctaTGGACCCAATCCCATTACCTGTCTTTGAGGTCCAGGATGTGGTGGActttcctccacctccaccccctctctcacagtgccCTCCGCTGGACGGAGTGGGGACTGCACCTATCATTCTCCCTGTGAAGAAGCTTCCAGATGAGACAACGTCTGCCATGACTGCTGTGGCAAAACAACCCGAACCCCCTGCTACTCCTCCATTGCCGCCAGCCCAGGAAGTAGGACCGCATCCTTCAGAGCCAGTGCCTACTGCCACACCTGCCACAGTTAACGAACCGGCTAAGGTGACAACATCCATCTCAGTGGCCTCTGCATCAGTGCAGCAGTGTCCTTCCTCAGCTCAGTCCAATGAAAGTAAGTCCCATGAAGTCCCTCCTCCCCCACAGGAAGCCCCGCCACCCCCACCAGTATCTGTTGTGGTCCCGCCTGCTCCCCTCTTGCCTGTACAGAAACAGGCTCAGCCAAACTTCAAAAGGCAGGAGACCCAGAACAAAGAGCTGCAGGCACCCACACCGAAGGAGGGTGCCAGTATTCCCTTAGTcacaccctccctccttcaGATGGTTCGCTTGCGGTCGGTCAATGTTGGTGACAACTGTGCTGCGGAGGATGCCAAGACCAGCGACAAACCTGGGCAGGAATTGGGGAATAAACCCATTCAGGACCTGGGAGACAAACCCAGACAGGATCTGGGGAACAAATCCACCCAGAACCAAAGCCAAAATCAGGTTGCCAGTCAAAGTGCACCCCAGAAGTCCCTCTGCCAGTCCACATCCGTGACATCTACCCCTCCTACCGTGAAGTCCCCTCCTGCGACCGTCACCTCACCCTCTATGAGACTTCAGGAGGCCATTCGCATGAAGACAGCAGCCATGTCCTCCCGCGATGGGCTTCCAGCTCGGCTGAGCACACGTTCATCTGTCTCCTTGCCGTCCCCTACTTCACCGGATGACCCTCACAAGTCCGCGGCATCCACTGCCAGCTTCATCTTctcaaaaagcacaaaaaaggtTGTTATAGAGACACCGGCATCCCCTGATGCCCAGTCCGACCTCAAGAAAAACCTGGTGGCAGAGCTTATGCAAGTGTCTGATCCGGCAAAATCCGCCAGCACACAGAAGAAGCCAGTCAAGGTGCCACCACCAGTGGCCAAGAAACCCTCACAGCATGTACCAAATGATCTAGACAAGCCTGAGACTCCCACGGCAGCGCCAGAACTAAAACAGAACAGTGTACTTCCCACAGGGACTGGAACCAGTGGGGATACTACGTCTGCAGAGGAAACACCTGGAGACCAAACTCAACCAAAGGAGCCAAAGGAGGACCACAGCTCAGCAG GTAGCCCTGAGAGTGTGAATGCAGGCCTAGTGTCGTCATTGCCCACATCGTGA